The Salmo salar chromosome ssa04, Ssal_v3.1, whole genome shotgun sequence genomic sequence gctccctttgtcttgctcacattgagggagaggttgttgtcctggcagtgTCTCTGatgacctccctgtaggctgtctcattgttgatcaggcctaccattgttgtcgtaagcaaacttaatgatggtgttggagtcgtgcttggccacacagtcgtgggtgaacaaggagtacaggaggggactaagcacacacccctgagggggccccagtgttgaggatcagcctagcagatgtgttgttgcatacccttaccacctgtgggcggcccgtccggagtccaggatccagttgcagagggaggtgtttagtcccaggatccttagcttagtgatgagctttgcggGTACTATGTTGttcaacgctgagctgtagtcaatgaatagcattctcacataggtgttccttctgtccaggtgggaaagggcagtgtggagtgttgacctgtttaaaggtcttattcacgTCGGCTATGGAGCGCGTGATCACACAAACCAACTCTCTTACCACCCATACATTTATTCCAGGGTCGCTCCATCACCTCGGCTATTTTACACTTAGGCCTATATATACGGGAGCAAGAATTTAAAAAGTAGCATAAATAGCTTGTATAGAAACCTTTCTCTTGCTTAGAAGTGCTTCTGTAAATTGTAATAACTTTATCCCAGTGTCAACCAGCCTGCCACACACTAGAGACAACCCTGTGACAATACCTAATCCATCCATTTTCCATTGTGTGTCGGAAGAATAATCAtccttttacattttttatattgatgtattttttaaatgtaaaaggcTAATAACACCAATTATTTTAGAATCATATAGGCCTGTTCCAATAGAGAACCTAGGCAGTTATTTAATTATATAATTGTTTATCCTAGCCCCATAATAAATCTATTTATTAAGTTTTTTATCTTAAGGTAATCGTTCCGATTCACATCGGCGAACAAGGGCCGCACTCTATAACAGCTTTTAAGTCATAATATACCCGACCTCTACAATTAGGCTATCAtattaaacaaaaaaaacaaccttGGTATTTCTAATGTACAATCTtcaaattaaatttaaaaaaaatcattaaaaaaaaagatCAGCCTTCCCCCAAAACAAAACCTGATATTACGTCCATATAGTCCAAAGTTCCATATTGCCTAAGTAGAAAAAGGATAAGTTCATCATACCCATTCTGCATAACCATAAGACCAAACGGCATGAATATAAAATTAAAAAGTTGttaatgcaacaacaacaaaataagaacaaaacaatgtttttgtaaaaaaaacgAATTCATCCATATTTGTAGTGCGGTGCAAATAtagacactgctcaaaaaaataaagggaacacttaagcaACACAATGACTTAGTtacaatcacacttctgtgaaatcaaactgtccacttaggaagcaacactgattgacaataaatgtcacatgctgttgtgcaaatggaatagacaacaggtggaaattataggcaattagcaagacacccccaataaaggagtggttctgcaggtggtgaccacagaccacttctcagttcctatgcttcctggctgatgttttggtcacttttgaatgctggcggtgcatttactctagtggtagcatgagatggagtctacaacccacacaagtggctcaggtagtgcagctcatccaggatggcacatcaatgcatgctgtggcatgaaggtttgctgtgtctgtcagcgtagtgtccagagcatggaggcgctaccaggagacaggccagtacatcaggagacgtggaggaggccgtaggagggcaacaacccagcagcaggaccgctacctccgcctttgtgcaagaaggagcactgccagagccctgcaaaatgacctgtgtctgctcaaatggtcagaaacagactccatgagggtggtatgagggcccgacgtccacaggtgggggttgtgcttacagctcaacaccgtgcaggacgtttggcatttgccagagaacaccaagattggcaaattcgccactggcaccctgtgctcttcacagatgaaagcaggttcacactgagcacgtgacagacgtgacagagtctggtgatgccgtggagaacgttctgctgtctgcaacatcctccagcatgaccggtttggcggtgggtcagtcatggtgtggggtggcatttctttgggggggccgcacagccctccatgtgctcgccagaggtagcctgactgccattaggtaccgagatgagatcctcagaccccatgtgagaccatatgctggtgcggttggccctgggttcctcctaatgcaagacaatgctagacctcatgtggctggagtgtgtcagcagttcctgcaagaggaaggcattgatgctatggactggcccgcccgttccccagacctgaatccaattgagcacatctgggacatcatgtctcgctccatccaccaaagcctcgttgcaccacagactgtccaggagttggcggatgctttagtccaggtctgggaggagatccctcaggagaccatccgccacctcatcaggagcatgcccaggcgttgtagggagatcatacaggcatgtggaggccacacacactactgagcctcattttgacttgttttaaggacattacatcaaagttggatcagcctgtagtgtggttttccactttaattttgagtgtgactccaaatccagacctccatgggttgataaattggatttccattgtttatttttgtgtgattttgttgtcagcacattcaactatgtaaagaaaaaagtatttaataacattatttctttcattcagatctaggatgtgttgtttaagtgttccctttatttttttgagcagtatatattgggGACTACTTCAACAGGAGGTAGCTATCACTCACAGCCACGTTGTAATCTGAGTCCTTGAACATTTGGTTGTTTACATATAATTTATCAACCACTAGACGAACGTTCTGTTTCTCTGCTCAGAGCCTTTTGAAAGTGGGGTACAGGGCACGTCGTCTCCACTATTTCATGAGGAAATTGTTCATTAATAGAGAATGGGGTATTCAATTCCCAACCCTGTTGTAACAAGgaaatgttcattttgtagtgggtTAGCATAGCTACGATCGGACTGGGCCTTCCCTCTGCTCTGCCACCGAAACGGTGAGCTCTTTGGAAAATCAATTGTTTCCACCTGTTTGTCTGACATCTTGAGATTACGTTTCAtgaacaccttgactttttccctctGTTGACTGATAGTTTTTGTTCTCCTTTATTCCCATGTATAACAATGTTATTTTTCATAATTACGCACTTTAGATAAAACAATGAAAGTCTAATTACTTTATCATCATACCATAGCCTCTCTGAATAGTCTTTAAGGGAGTCCGCGGTAGTTTTCAATATCTTATTTTCCACTCGTATTTCTCCCATTTTATTACTGTAATCCATTCCTGTTTTTAAGGCCTCAACCTCCCCCAGTAGCCCAGGCAATAGATCCAGTTTTTGAACTGCTCGCTCATGCTTGTAAGCAATGCTCTATCTTCTGGAGACATAGTTATGAAAAGGTCCCCCTCCAATGTTAAATTAAGAATTTTAGACGGCGGCTTCCCTCCGGTTTCGCTCGCAGAACTCGAGGAAAGGTCTTCCCATGTTCGCTTCGATGTATCCGTTTCTTTTTCGAGCAAATCAAAATTCTGGTCAATAAATGGTTCCAGATTCTCTATATTATCCAGAATGTTTGTTTCGTAGTTATCAGCTAATCCTCTCTTTTTTGTGTGTGATTAATTCATGGGACAAGCTGTTTACCACGCTGCCACGTCATCAACACCTGTTTTAGTACTTAAGCTTCCCCTCCTACCCGATAGTCTCCAGTTTTCCATCTAACTAAAGGCAATTTTAAGGTATAGTTTCACCAGGTCATCTAACTTGGCAATTCAATGGTGGTGCGCACAACAACTGGGAGACATGCACTTAAATCCCATACATTAATCTGGAAATATAACCAACTTTATTCTCAAAGTATTTTGTTTATTCTCAAAATATTGCCACTTTATTCACTAAATGTTTACTTTTCTCGAAATATTGCCCCTTTTTTAAGTACTATCATGCAAAAAATAATAATCCAAGTACCACCACCCATGCTGTTTACAATTCAAGCCATTGTAATCTCACTTTGTTATGCaataaaatttggaaaaagtcaaggggtgtgaatactttctgaaggcactgtattattaAAAGTATCTTAAGCATATTGTACCTCGttttggtttgtgtgtgtatatatataacctgTCTCTGTTATTTTATCTACCACAGTAAAATGCTGTTTGACACTCCAGAAGAAGATGCCAACTACAACCCCCTTCCCGAGGAGCGTCCAGGGGGGTTCGCCTGGGGAGAGGGTCAGCGCCTCGGGGGTTAACCTAGCCCCCAACCACAGGATCACTTTATAATGGACATTCCCTCAGCGAGACAGAGGGACAAACTTGGTCTTTTTTTCTTGACTTATTTCTGTAGTTCTGGATGGAGAACGCCAATATCCAACCAGAGCTTGTCTGAGATTGGTGTGTGGCTTACATCTCCCTCAAACTATTCTATAAGCCAGACTGTCACTTTAAGACCACATGAGGACGTAACAACAGCAAGGGACTTTTGATGGGAAACCTTTGGCTGTGTTGATGTTTGGCTTTATCTCTGGGGGAATATTGTCAATATGGGAAAGGGAGGCAAAAATCTGAATGAATTCAGATCTTGAGTGTTTTTccattttactttaaaaaaatatatatatattaacgtGTGGCAAATGTAGATATTGTTGGATATATTTTCTTTGTCAGTTTTTTGTAAGACGTTccatatttgatttatttcattaATGTGATTTCAGTCCCAAAAGAGTGCTTGGATGCACTAGGCATCAACAATGTGAACTCTTGCATAACTTACATATTGAATAAAAGCACACATTTTGTTTATTGCAACTGTAGAAACAATTATTACTGTAACTGTAAACAAATCAAACTGCATACGTTACTTACCCTCCTCTGGTAGAAGACATTGCAGTGTATGGAAGGTTTCATAACAAGttcaaaggggcaatctgtaatTGCTACACCCATTTTTGGACTTTCTATACTATTTGATTCTTAAATAATATAACTTGTAAATCCCTCATGAGCGTAGTTCAActgtcagaacccaaaatatagatTGTGTACATTTTTATACTCCATGGTGAATATTCATATTGAAACTACACAGCTTCTCTTTTTTTCTATACCTTCCAACTACAGCACAATATGAGTTTCAATTACAAAGTATACCCTGAAACACAACTAAATTGTGTTGAATTCTTGGTTGTAAGAAATTACACATTGTAACAAGATATCTTCTTGGTAAATACCAGGCAGCTATACCAGTTGGCAGAGGACTGAAGTAAACCATTACCTAATAAGTTAGTAAACATTAAAGCTGTATCAGCTGAAGATGAGGATAGTCATAGTTGTACAGAACATCTATTTTGGTCTAGCAGGAGTATACATTATGTGCCACCACAGTGTCTTTAAAATAGGCTCTGTTGCCTCTGGCCTTATCCCACATCATCATAGTCCTCCTCACTCTGACAGTCTGCTCCGATGTCGTCGTAATCCTCTGAGATGCTGTCACGGTCATGGCACACGTCCTgacacaccactgtctctgtgTGATGGTACGGTGGAGGAGGGGCCTCGTTATCTACTTTCACATTGTAGGGTAGCTCTGCAAGGTTCTCACTGCTTTCGATCTCTGGAAAGCAAAGACACATTATTGACAATTGAAGCTGCCCAAAAGGTGTTTTCTTACTGTGAGCTTAAAGATTCCTGTTGTGAATGTTATACATAACAGCTTTATCCTTGTGTAATATTACTCCCATTGTGTGCTCATGATTGCATTTTAAGGCTCATCCCATGAAACCTGATGCTTACTGGGGTAGGATGTGAGAAACTGTGTCCTGGGTGGTAAAGGAGTCAAATCATCCTTCAGATCTTTGGGATGATATTTGCTGCTCCTGGATAAGGGAGAAACCCAAGAAATTAAGTGTCCACCTTGGAAAATACTTTTGACAAGCCCCGTCCCCGGACTACTGAAAATCCCTAAAACAAATGGCCCTATATTGATTCAAAGGTTTGAGGGGAATTGAGGACCAAAATGGTGGTTTTGTGTTAATGAATGATGAGTCAACAAAATCACTCTATAAATATCCATTGAAATGTTAAGTTACATCAACTGAATAGTGCAAGACACTTACTGGGCATAAGACTCAGGGATTGTGTGACTTGGCGAATTTGTGTTGTATTGTTCAGCAGCTTTAAAAAAAGATGATAGTTGTTGAGACAATGTGCACAGACTTTGAAAAAGATAGTTCATATCAAGTGTCTAGTATAGTCTCTGTTGCCTCTGGCCTTATCCCACATCATCATAGTCCTCCTCACTCTGACAGTCTGCTCCGATGTCATCATAGTCCTCTGAGATGCTGTCACGGTCATGGCACACGTCCTgacacaccactgtctctgtgTGATGGTACGGTGGAGGAGGGGCCTCGTTATCTACTTTCACATTGTAGGGTAGCTCTGCAAGGTTCTCATAGCTTTCGATCTCTGGAAAGCAGACACACACATTGGCCGTTGAAGCTGACATTGAACAGGTGCCCAAAAGGTGTTTTCTTACTGTGGGCTTAAAGGTTTCTATTGTGAATGTTATAACACAACAGCTTTATCCTTGTGTAATATTACTCCCATTGTGTGCTCATGATTTCATTTCAAAGCTCATCCCATGAAACCTGATGCTTACCGGGGTAGGATGTGAGAAACTGTGTCCTGGGTGGTAAAGGAGGCAAATCATCCTCCAGATCTTTGGGATGATATTTGCTGCTCCTGGATAAGGGAGAGACCATTGGGAGAAACCTGAGAAATTATGGGTTCACCTTGGAAAATGCTTTTGACAAGCCCCCTCCCCCGGACTACTGAGAATTCCTAAAACAAATGGCCCTATATTGATTTAAAGGTTTGAGGGGAATTGAGGACCAAAAGTGTGGTTTTAATTGTGTTAATTAATGAACAACAAAACCAATCTCTATATAATGTCAATAAAAATGTAGGTTACATTACATCAGCTGAAAACTGAATAGTGCAAGAGACTTACTGGGCATAAGACTCAGGGATTGTGTGACTTGGCGTATTTCTATTGTATTGTTCAGCAGCTGTAAAAAAAGATGATAGTTGTTGACAATGCACAGACTTTTAAATAGACTGTTCATATAAGTAGTGATGAAAATGGACCTGAAATTCTAACAATAGTGCTTTTAgtgatgtacactgaacaaaaatataaacgcaacatgcaacaatttcaagattttaatgagttacagttcatttaaggaaatcagttgaTTGCAATAAAttgattaggccctaatctatggatttcacataacagGGAATACTGGTATgtatatgttggtcacagataccttaaagaaaaggtagtggcatggatcagaaaaccagtcagtatctggtgtgaccaccattttcctcaagcagcatgacacatctccttcacatagagttgatcaggctgttgattgtggcctgtggaatgttgtcccactcctcttcaatggatgtgcgaagttgctggatattggcatgAACTGGAACACGCAGTTGTACGTGTCGatctagagcatcccaaacatgctcaatgagtgacatgtctagtgagtatgcaggtcatagaagaacttggacattttcagcttccaggaattgggtACAGATCCTTGCTACAtgaggctgtgcattatcatgctgaaacatgaggtgatggcggtggatgaatggcatgacaatgggcctcagggtcttatcacggtatctctgcattcaaattgccattgataaaatgcagttgtgttcgttgtccgtagcttatatctgcccataccataaccccaccgccaccatgggacactttgttcacaaagttgacatcagcaaactcctcACCCACATGATGCCagacatgctgtctgccatcagCCTGGTACAGCTGAAAcagggattcatccatgaagagcacacctgtccagcatgccagtggccatcgaaggtgagcatttgcccactgtagttggttacgacaccgaactgcagtcaggtcaagaccctgaagAGGATGACAAGcgcgcagatgagcttccctgagagggTTTCTGACAGTGACAGTCAGAAATTCTTAATTTGTGCAAACCCACAAtgtcatcagctgtctgggtggctggtttcagatgatc encodes the following:
- the LOC106603452 gene encoding uncharacterized protein isoform X1, producing the protein MSWLQISEMHHASIRVSLSSVHSLEVRISLTHTTLVFSCSTFLWTRSPMALLREFLLWVVLGMIFVSLVIGLIFVFINKCISKKAAEQYNRNTPSHTIPESYAQFLPMVSPLSRSSKYHPKDLEDDLPPLPPRTQFLTSYPEIESYENLAELPYNVKVDNEAPPPPYHHTETVVCQDVCHDRDSISEDYDDIGADCQTAEQYNTNSPSHTIPESYAQSSKYHPKDLKDDLTPLPPRTQFLTSYPKIESSENLAELPYNVKVDNEAPPPPYHHTETVVCQDVCHDRDSISEDYDDIGADCQSEEDYDDVG
- the LOC106603452 gene encoding uncharacterized protein isoform X2 yields the protein MSWLQISEMHHASIRVSLSSVHSLEVRISLTHTTLVFSCSTFLWTRSPMALLREFLLWVVLGMIFVSLVIGLIFVFINKCISKKAAEQYNRNTPSHTIPESYAQSSKYHPKDLEDDLPPLPPRTQFLTSYPEIESYENLAELPYNVKVDNEAPPPPYHHTETVVCQDVCHDRDSISEDYDDIGADCQTAEQYNTNSPSHTIPESYAQSSKYHPKDLKDDLTPLPPRTQFLTSYPKIESSENLAELPYNVKVDNEAPPPPYHHTETVVCQDVCHDRDSISEDYDDIGADCQSEEDYDDVG
- the LOC106603452 gene encoding uncharacterized protein isoform X3, coding for MALLREFLLWVVLGMIFVSLVIGLIFVFINKCISKKAAEQYNRNTPSHTIPESYAQFLPMVSPLSRSSKYHPKDLEDDLPPLPPRTQFLTSYPEIESYENLAELPYNVKVDNEAPPPPYHHTETVVCQDVCHDRDSISEDYDDIGADCQTAEQYNTNSPSHTIPESYAQSSKYHPKDLKDDLTPLPPRTQFLTSYPKIESSENLAELPYNVKVDNEAPPPPYHHTETVVCQDVCHDRDSISEDYDDIGADCQSEEDYDDVG
- the LOC106603452 gene encoding uncharacterized protein isoform X4 is translated as MALLREFLLWVVLGMIFVSLVIGLIFVFINKCISKKAAEQYNRNTPSHTIPESYAQSSKYHPKDLEDDLPPLPPRTQFLTSYPEIESYENLAELPYNVKVDNEAPPPPYHHTETVVCQDVCHDRDSISEDYDDIGADCQTAEQYNTNSPSHTIPESYAQSSKYHPKDLKDDLTPLPPRTQFLTSYPKIESSENLAELPYNVKVDNEAPPPPYHHTETVVCQDVCHDRDSISEDYDDIGADCQSEEDYDDVG